ATGAATTGTAAAATTCGTTTTAAAAAAGCTATCTCAAAGGAGAATCAGGCTTTTTCGCCTAGCCTTCGAGACAGCTCCGTTATTTTAAATTATTCTGCTGAATCGTTTGCGCCTTCAACAACATCAACGATTTCTTCGATTGAAGTTGCTGCTTCTGGAGCTGCTTCAACAAAGATTTCTTCTACAGCTTGATCTTCACCTTGGTTTCCTTCGATGAAAGCGTCAGCCATTTTAGCAGTGATCAATTTAACCGCACGAATCGCATCATCATTTGATGGGATTACTACATCGATTTCATCTGGATCACAGTTTGTATCAACCATCGCTACGATTGGGATGTTCAATTTTTGAGCTTCTTGAACAGCAATACGTTCTTTACGAGGGTCAACAATGTACATTACATCTGGAATTCTAGGCATATCTTGAATACCACCTAAGAATTTTTCTAGACGTTCACGTTGTTTGTTTAAACCAACAACTTCTTTTTTAGGAAGAACATCAAAAGTTCCGTCTTCTTCCATTTTATTGATATCTTTCAAACGTTTGATACGTTTTTGGATTGTATCCCAGTTAGTCAATGTTCCACCTAACCAACGGTGGTTAACAAAGTATTGACCTGAACGAATCGCTTCGTCTTTAATCGCTTCTTGTGCTTGTTTTTTAGTTCCTACGAATAATGCAACGCCGCCGTCTTCAGCAACATTTTTCATGTAATCGTAAGCAGCATCTACTAATTTAACTGTTTTTTGTAAGTCAATGATGTAGATTCCGTTTCTTTCTGTGAAGATGTATTTCTTCATTTTTGGGTTCCAGCGACGAGTTTGGTGTCCAAAGTGTACGCCAGCTTCTAGTAATTGTTTCATAGAAATTACTGCCATGTGTTGTTTCCTCCAGTTTGGTTTTTATTTGTTCCCTCTCCTGTTCTCATATCTATAAGGAACTACTAAAAGTAGCACCGCCTTACAAATCAAATCAGGATGTGGATTTAGTGTTTTCACACCGTTGTCTAGTATACATGATTATTTTATAGATTTCAACCGAATCAAGTATTTTTTTTAGAAAGTCATTGAAAAAACGAATGAAATCTTGTATTTCAGTTAGCTAGTAAATGGTACTACTTATTAAGTTCCAGATGATACATTAAAATTCCCGCTGCAATTGCAACATTCAAGGATTCAGCTGCCCCTCTGATCGGAATATAAATAGTTTCGTCTGTCAGTTCTAAAATTTCAGATGAAACTCCTTGCCCTTCATTCCCCATAATCAAGGCATACTGATCTAATCCAGTTAATTTCTGATAGGCAATGGCTTCTGGATTTAATTCGGTTCCATAAACAGGTATTTTGGCTGCTTTAAATTTGTTGATCATTTCAACTAAAGGTTTACGGATGACAGGTAAATGATAATTACTTCCCTGCATTGCTCTAAGTACCTTGGTATTATAGATATCTGAGCTGCCTTCGCCTAAGATCACACCAGAAAGACCTGCTGCATCAGCCGTTCGAATCATAGTGCCAACATTCCCAGGATCTTGGACATTATCTAAAAGTAACCACCCACCTTCTAATTGGATGTCTTCTTCTGTCGGCATCATAATGATTGCGATCATTCCTTGAGGCGTTGGTAATTCGGAAATAGACTCTAGGACTTCATCAGAAACACGAATTAGTTGTTCTTGTGATTGATTGTTTAACCAAGCTGACCATTCTGATTCCCCTCGTTGATTAAAGAGGATCCATTTGATTTGCGCATTTGCTTTAACTGCCTCTTCAATCAAATGGAAGCCTTCAATCATATATTCTTGATTGTCTTCACGATGCTTTTTTTTATGTAGTTTTTTTAACTCTTTGATCATCGTATTCTTTGTTGATAAAATTTCTTTCATTTCTACACCTCACACGAGCATTATACCATGTTTTTTTTCAATCAAACAATCACAACTTTACTTGCCATATGTTCAAAAAATCGCTATCATTAATTTAATTAAAAGCGAGGTGTAGAATCAATGAGAAAGGTACGTATGAATGTACAGGGAAGAGTTCAAGGTGTTGGGTTTCGCTATATGACTAAAATGGTTGCAGATGAATTAGGTATTCACGGCACTGTACGAAATGAAGATGACGGTTCTGTTTCTATTGAATCTTTGGGTGAAGACGATGCTATGGTACAATTTATCCAAAAAATCAAAGACTCTCCTAGTCCTGTAGGTCGTGTTACGTATGTTGATATTCAAGAAGACCCGTTGATGGAAGAATATACTAGCTTCAAAGTAACAAATTGATTTAGATCAAGAAGAATCTTGCTCAGTCTTGAGGCGGATTCTTCTAATTTTTATTGAAAAAAAACGCTTTTTCAAGTATAGTTAACCTTGTGCAAATTTTTTAGAAAAGGAAAGAATAAAATGAGAAAATTAAATAAGTGGCTACTGAGTTCTGGCCTATTTACTTTAGTCCTATTTTTATCTGGATGTGT
The DNA window shown above is from Enterococcus sp. 12C11_DIV0727 and carries:
- a CDS encoding TrmH family RNA methyltransferase, translated to MKEILSTKNTMIKELKKLHKKKHREDNQEYMIEGFHLIEEAVKANAQIKWILFNQRGESEWSAWLNNQSQEQLIRVSDEVLESISELPTPQGMIAIIMMPTEEDIQLEGGWLLLDNVQDPGNVGTMIRTADAAGLSGVILGEGSSDIYNTKVLRAMQGSNYHLPVIRKPLVEMINKFKAAKIPVYGTELNPEAIAYQKLTGLDQYALIMGNEGQGVSSEILELTDETIYIPIRGAAESLNVAIAAGILMYHLELNK
- the rpsB gene encoding 30S ribosomal protein S2; the encoded protein is MAVISMKQLLEAGVHFGHQTRRWNPKMKKYIFTERNGIYIIDLQKTVKLVDAAYDYMKNVAEDGGVALFVGTKKQAQEAIKDEAIRSGQYFVNHRWLGGTLTNWDTIQKRIKRLKDINKMEEDGTFDVLPKKEVVGLNKQRERLEKFLGGIQDMPRIPDVMYIVDPRKERIAVQEAQKLNIPIVAMVDTNCDPDEIDVVIPSNDDAIRAVKLITAKMADAFIEGNQGEDQAVEEIFVEAAPEAATSIEEIVDVVEGANDSAE
- a CDS encoding acylphosphatase, with translation MRKVRMNVQGRVQGVGFRYMTKMVADELGIHGTVRNEDDGSVSIESLGEDDAMVQFIQKIKDSPSPVGRVTYVDIQEDPLMEEYTSFKVTN